The Cyanobacteria bacterium FACHB-DQ100 genome contains the following window.
GCTTGGCTTTTTGCCCGTCCGTGTACTGGCGGCGAAACTGCTCTGCTTGTTGATGCACCCTAGCAGCTAAGGGAACTGTAAATACCGATGAAATAAGGTCGCTCATAAAAATTGCTCACACTGGAATAAAAGTAGGGTCACGATCGAAGATACTCTTTAATTTTTGGTGCTAATTCTTTACAAGCGCGTTGATAGAAATTGCTCAAAGTTGGAATCTTGACGCCAAAGGATGCCGAAAGCTGTTCCCAGGATTCTCCCGCTAAGCGGCGAAGCGCAAGGATTTGAAAATTCACTTCAGAGCAGCTTTTCATCTGCTTGTGCTTAAAGCAATTTTCAGGATCTTCTTCTAAACACTGTTTAACAATGTCAGACATTGAAAGTGTCTCAGCGGAAACATTCGCCTTATCTAATTCATTGATATCTGCGACATAGGTAACTCGTGTGTTTGTACTGGAATAGTATTTAGTTCGTGCATCAATGAAACGCTTATTTAGTAAAAAGTTCACCCAAGTCATCACCTTACCTTTGGTCGAGTCGTAGCGATCAATAGAGCGACACATCTGTAGCCACAGTTCTTGTAAAGCTTCTTGGTAAAGATAAACATAGGTTTCTGCAGGTAATTGTCCACGAGGGCAGT
Protein-coding sequences here:
- a CDS encoding sigma-70 family RNA polymerase sigma factor, giving the protein MIVSDRSLNFNSPMDELDEQLERLVMEAQRYAPHSHERQTALGRLIRLIQQSGKLYCPRGQLPAETYVYLYQEALQELWLQMCRSIDRYDSTKGKVMTWVNFLLNKRFIDARTKYYSSTNTRVTYVADINELDKANVSAETLSMSDIVKQCLEEDPENCFKHKQMKSCSEVNFQILALRRLAGESWEQLSASFGVKIPTLSNFYQRACKELAPKIKEYLRS